One genomic window of Anguilla anguilla isolate fAngAng1 chromosome 13, fAngAng1.pri, whole genome shotgun sequence includes the following:
- the ptpdc1a gene encoding protein tyrosine phosphatase domain-containing protein 1, translating to MKLPWNRVKWVYCSAMVFILSHYDMEHPDQCIRNGSEEPGCAMAAGVSLLSDPPHSTTGASSGEYSADMDMDAPVSSRVPTAKYTKVGETLRHVIPGHMQCSMACGGRACKYENPSRWSSEEQAVKGLYSSWITDNLLAMARPSTEIIEKYNIIDQFQRCGLRTVINLQRPGEHASCGNPLEQESGFTYRPETFMEAGIYFYNFGWKDYGVASLTTILDMVKVMSFAIQEGKMAVHCHAGLGRTGVLLACYLVFTTRMSADQAILFVRAKRPNSIQTRGQLLCVREFAQFLVPLQNVFSCSEPKANPVTLAQYLTRQRHLLHGYEARQLKNVPKIVHLVCKLLLDIAEDRLVVEDEILEIPDLTAEVEKTVSQQALQQLGKEMMGKGITVPSPQPPCLQKVPSMPAHDAHDAVLSSDHDLDPLWNRQNAGSVNPRPRLWKSLSYSESDLLRLGAGQGLALGKGEPFANALGNQYLSQENLPEAHQASRSPVPPSPSDLASPIWEQKKSGSPLLSRRRPLRHGQRSLSLGSSETRNTGESEPTLPSIILPAELPLDARRLLVAQALTVDLDKYGEEYKHKVANWQTELNSREGTWERLCTEKDPRVLAGLMWSWLEQLREPVITKEDIQALDSSRQTQQPALNSIDKSSRQTLVCTLHCMAHLLTIPEEVEDAFLHRTIKAFTKIISESEDELDVYRTLKEILKPVLHEMRRKAIEEPDTPCYCIQLP from the exons ATGAAATTACCATGGAACCGGGTCAAATGGGTTTATTGTAGCGcgatggtttttattttaagccACTATGATATGGAACACCCTGACCAATGCATTAGGAACGGAAGTGAAGAACCAG GCTGTGCCATGGCGGCGGGTGTGAGTCTGCTGAGTGACCCGCCTCACTCCACCACTGGAGCCAGCAGTGGGGAATACAGCGCAGACATGGACATGGATGCCCCAG TGAGCAGCAGGGTCCCCACTGCCAAGTACACCAAGGTCGGGGAGACTCTGAGGCACGTCATCCCCGGCCACATGCAGTGCTCCATGGCGTGTGGAGGCAGAGCCTGCAAGTACGAGAACCCGTCCCGGTGGAGCAGCGAGGAGCAAGCTGTCAAGGGCCTGTACTCTTCCTG GATTACAGACAACTTGCTGGCTATGGCAAGGCCTTCTACAGAAATCATTGAAAAATACAACATAATCGACCAGTTTCAAAG GTGCGGCCTGAGGACAGTAATTAACCTGCAGCGCCCAGGAGAGCATGCCAGCTGTGGCAACCCCCTGGAGCAGGAGAGCGGCTTCACATACCGACCAGAGACCTTCATGGAGGCAGGCA tttatttttacaattttggtTGGAAGGACTACGGCGTGGCTTCTCTCACAACAATCCTGGACATGGTGAAGGTGATGTCATTTGCAATCCAGGAAGGAAAGATGGCCGTACACTGCCATGCTGGGCTTGGAAGGACAG gtgtgttactgGCCTGTTATTTAGTGTTTACTACAAGGATGAGTGCTGACCAGGCCATATTATTTGTGCGAGCGAAAAGGCCAAACTCGATCCAGACCAGAgggcagctgctgtgtgtgagggagtttGCACAGTTCCTGGTCCCCCTGCAAAATGTGTTCTCCTGCAGCGAGCCCAAAGCCAACCCCGTCACCTTGGCGCAGTACCTGACCCGCCAGCGCCACCTGCTGCACGGGTACGAGGCACGGCAGCTGAAAAACGTGCCAAAGATCGTGCACCTCGTCTGCAAGCTGCTGCTGGACATAGCGGAGGACCGGCTGGTCGTTGAGGATGAGATCCTGGAGATACCCGACCTCACAGCAGAGGTGGAGAAAACCGTCTCTCAGCAAGCTCTCCAGCAGCTGGGCAAAGAGATGATGGGGAAGGGCATCACCGTGCCCTCTCCGCAGCCGCCCTGCCTGCAGAAAGTACCCTCGATGCCAGCCCATGACGCCCATGATGCAGTGCTCTCTAGCGATCATGACCTGGACCCTCTGTGGAACAGGCAAAATGCCGGGTCTGTGAACCCTCGACCGCGTCTCTGGAAGAGCCTCAGCTACAGCGAATCTGACCTACTAcgcctgggggcggggcagggcctGGCCCTTGGGAAGGGCGAGCCCTTTGCCAACGCACTGGGCAACCAGTACCTGTCTCAGGAGAACCTGCCAGAGGCCCACCAAGCCTCCAGGTCACCTGTCCCTCCCTCGCCCTCCGACTTGGCCAGCCCCATCTGGGAGCAGAAGAAATCGGGGTCACCTCTGCTCAGCAGGAGAAGGCCCCTGAGGCATGGCCAGCGCAGCCTATCTCTGGGCTCCTCAGAGACCAGGAACACCGGCGAAAGTGAGCCCACCCTGCCCTCTATCATTCTGCCGGCAGAGCTCCCCCTGGATGCCCGAAGGCTGCTGGTGGCTCAAGCTCTAACAGTGGATTTGGACAAGTATGGGGAGGAGTACAAACACAAGGTCGCAAACTGGCAG ACAGAGCTGAACTCCAGAGAAGGAACCTGGGAGAGACTATGCACGGAGAAAGACCCCCGTGTGCTGGCTGGGCTGATGTGGTCCTGGCTGGAGCAGCTGAGAGAACCTGTTATCACCAAGGAGGACATCCAGGCCCTGGATAGCAGTCGACAAACCCAGCAGCCAGCCCTTAACTCAATAGACAAG AGCTCCAGGCAGACACTGGTGTGTACCCTTCATTGTATGGCACATTTACTGACAATACCTGAGGAGGTGGAGGATGCTTTTCTTCACCGGACAATAAAAGCATTCACCAAG atcATATCAGAGTCCGAAGATGAGTTGGACGTGTATAGGACACTGAAAGAGATCCTGAAACCGGTCTTACATGAAATGAGAAGGAAAGCAATAGAGGAACCAGACACACCATGTTACTGCATACAGCTTCCAtaa